In the Armatimonadota bacterium genome, TGCCCGCGCACGAGCAGGAAGGCGGCAAACAGCAGCAGCAGGGGCAACAGGAACCGCGCGGCCGCACTGAGGATCACCGACCGCACCGACCCTCACCTCCGATGTGCTGCTGCCGCCGCGCCCACTTCACCCTGGCTCTCCTGTCCCGGCGTCACCCGCCCGCACCACCCACACCGCCCGCACCACCGGCGCCGCCCGCACCACCCCGGCCCTCGCTCCCGCGCAGCCGCAGCATCACGTACACTCCCATGGCAGCCGTCGCCAGCACCGTGATCTCGCCCAGCGTGTCGAGCCCGCGGAAGTCCACGAGGATGACGTTCACCACGTTGCGGCCATGCGCGGCCGGCAGGCTCTGCTCGGCGTAGTAGCGCGCGACCTGCCTGCCCTTGGGCGCCCCCGCCGCCATCAGCACCAGCACCGCGGCCAGCGTGCCGACCACCCCGGCGGCCAGCGCGTCGCGCACCCGCGCCGGCCGGCTGCTCAACCGGGCGAAGCGCGGGAGGTGGTAGAACGCCAGCACGAACAGCAGCACCGTCAGCGCCTCCACCAGGATCTGCGTCATCGCCAGGTCGGGCGCGCCGAACAGCGCGTAGATCAGCGAGACGCCAGCGCCGACCACTCCCAGCGCGGCCACCGCCCCCAGCCGCGACCGCGACGCCGCTGCGACCAGCGCCCCCGCGAGAATCAGGCCCGCCACCACGACCTCGTAGAGGTGCACGTCGGCGAGGTACACGTCGGCCCACCCTGGCACCGACGAGGTCGACACGGACGAGGTCGACGCGGGCGAGGTCGACACAGACAAAGTCTGCGCAGACGAAGCCGGCACGGACGACGTGGCCCCGGGCAGCGTCGCAACCCCTGCCGGTGCCACAATTCCCGCAGCGCCCCGCGCGAGCGCCAGCCACGCGGCCCCACCGCTCGCCACCATGATCAGCAACAGGTACAGGCGCAGGTAGCCGCTCTGCAGCAGGCGCGTCTGCCGGTCGGCCGTCCAGGCAAGCAGACGCAACCCGGCGTCGTACCAGCGCGCCGGCCCCCACCAGCGTGCGGGCGCAGCGACCGCGCGCACCCGCGGCCACCCCAGGTAGATGCCGACCCCGACCACCACTGCTGCCGCGCTCGCCGCCAGCGACGGGCTCAGACCATGCCATAGCGCCAGGTCGACCGGCACCGGGCGGCCCGCGACGCTGGCCGCTGCGGGCGCGACGAGCGCGTACACGAGCGCCGGCTGTATCCCGAAGACCACGCCCAGCACAGCCAGCAGCAGGGGCCCCGCGGTCATGGCCCACGGCGCTTCGTGCGTCGTCTGGTCACCGGTTTCGGCCCGGTCCGGTCGCGGGGCTCTCGCCCTCTTGGCGTCGGCTCGCTCCGGTGGCGGGGCTCCCGATCCCCGGGCCTCGGTCCAATCGGGTGGCGCGCCCCCCGACCCCTCACCTTCGGCCCACTCCGGTGGCGGGGCTCCCGATCCCCGGGCCTCGGTCCAATCGGGTGGCGCGCCCCCCGACCTCTCACCTTCAGCCCAATCGGATGGCGCGCCCTCAGACCTCTCGCCTTCGGCCCCAGTCGGTTCCACCGGCAACGGCGCGCCGACCCCAGGCGTGACACCGGCCCCCGGCGACCCGAAGAACGGCCGCAGGAACACCACGCCCGCCAGCGCGACCCCCGCGGCCGCCGACGCCCACAGCGCTGCCACGGCGACCATCTGTAGCCCGCTCGCCGCCCCACCGGCCAGCAGCGCCTCGAACGCCATCTCCTTCCCCACGAAACTCAGCACCGGGCCCATGCCCGCAAGCCCCAGCGCCGCCACGCCCATGACGACCGCGGTTGCGGGCATGCTCGCCCCTAACCCGCCCAGCGCCGACACGTCGCGCGACCCCGTGCCGTGCTCGATGCTGCCCGCGCCCAGGAACAGCGCGCCCTTGTACAGCGCGTGGGCGAGCAGCACCACGACCGCTGCCGCCACCGCCGCGGGGCTGCCCGCGCCAAGCAGCATCACCAGCACCCCGAGCGCGCTCACCGTGGTGCAGGCCAGGATTCGCTTGAGGTCGGTGGTGCCCAGCGCCAGCACCGCGCCCGCCACCGCCGTGGCCGCGCCGCCCGCGGTCACGCTCACCTGCCACAGCGCCGTGCCCCCGAGCGCAGGCGCCAGCCGCGCCAGCAGGTAGACCCCCGCTTTGACCATGGTGGCCGCGTGCAGGTATGCGCTGACCGGTGTGGGCGCCTCCATGGCCGCCGGCAGCCAGAAGTGGAAGGGTACCTGCGCCGACTTCGTGAACGCACCCACCAGCACCAGCCCCAGCGCGGCCGGATAGCGCGCATCGGCGCGCACCGCCGCGCCGGCCCGCACGATCGCCGACAGCTCGGTGCTGCCTGCCATCGCTGCCAGCAGCAGCAGGCCCCCAAGCAGCGCCAACCCGCCCAGCCCCGTGACCAGCAGCGCCTGCAGCGCGGCCTCGCGCGCCGCGGCCCGCTCGTGCCGGAACCCGATGAGCACGTACGAGGCCAAGCTGGTGAGCTCCCAGCACACGAAGAGCAGGATCACGTTGTCGGCCAGCACCACGCCCAGCATCGCCGCCGCGAACAGCGCCAGCGCCGCGTAGAACTGCCCCAGGCGCGCCTCGCCGCGCAGGTAGGCACCCGCGTAGAGAAACACCACGGCCCCGATGCCGGTGACCAGCAGCGCGAAGAGCAGGCTCAGGCCGTCGAGGTGGAACGACAGGCGCGCGCCCAGCGTCGGGATCCACGGCAGGCCGACGACCAGCGTCTGCCCCGCCACCACCGCCTCGATGCGCGCCGCCAGCACCGAAAACAGCGCTGCAGCGCTCGCAGCAAGGGCCACGCCCCCGACCGGCAGCCGGGCACGGGTCCTGGTCATGACGCCTCGCCTGCGTGACGCCTCGGGAGCACGTCCCGTCTCCCCATCACGTCCCGCCTCCCCATCACGTCCCGCCTTCCGCTCATGCTGCCTCCCCGTGGTGACCTCTCCCGATGGTCCGACGCGTCCTGGTCATAGCGCCTCCCTGCCGTGACCTCTCCCGATGGTCCGACGCGTCCTGGTCATAGCGCCTCCCTGCCGTGGCCTCTCCCGATGGTCTCGCACGTGCTGTCATGGCGCCTCCCTGTGGTGACCTTCCGCTCATCCGACACCTTTGGCGCATGGCGTGTCACGGCATCTAGCGGCGCGCATTAACCGGCGCGCATTAACGAAAGGGGCCGACCCTGCCGGTCAGCCCCACTGGCAATCCCCTGACGTGCCACAGCCGTGTGAACGTGTCGCCTGTGGCACACAGGATTCGCAATCGCCGGGGCTTCTCCTGCCCTGCAGCCTCTGCCGCCTCGCATGTCACCCGTCCGTCTGGACGCGGACGGGCGCGCTCATACTGGAACCGCATCGACGCATGCACCAGACGACCCGTCTACACGCGGACGGGCGGGCTCCGCTGATGCGTCGCCTTTGCCGCCGTGCATGCCGCCCGTCCGCCCGGCGATACCCGTAGCCTACCTGTTGTACGCGCGGGCGGGGTGAGGGCAGTTGCCGCCGCGCATGCCGCCCGTCCGCCCGGCCATACCCACCGGGCTTGCCGGCTAGACCGGTTGGGCTTGCGGTACTGCCCTGGAAGATCTCCGTCGATTCGAGGTTGACTTCGGAGAAGGAGTTCGCCATCCAGCAGAGAATATGAGAACCCAACAGCCAACGTTGATGGCTTTACTCAACTAAGTACGGGCGGGTGTTCTAGCAACTGCAAGGGGCCAGGGTCCTTGTATGTTGCGACGTCGCTGCCGTTCAGCAGCGGCCTATGTTTGCGATGACCGAACCATCCTGGTTCGTGGTGCAGACCAAACCCCGGGCCGAGGACCACGCCGAGGGGATGCTGGCGCAGCGCGCGGTGCCCACGTTCCTCCCGCGGCTGCTGGTTCGCAAGCGCCACGGGTCCCGCCGCTGGGATGCCCTCGAGCCGCTGTTCCCCGGGTACCTCTTCTGCCGGTTCGTCCCTACCCCCGAGGCCATCGCGCGCGTCCGGTGGGCGCCAGGGGTCAAGCGGCTGCTGGGCGACGACGACGGGCCGATCCCGGTGGCCGACGACGTGGTGGGCTACCTCCAGGCGCGGGCAGCAGGCACCGGCTACATCGTGGCCGGTCGGCCGCTGGCGCCCGGCGACCGGGTGCGTTTTCGCAGCGGTCCGTTCGCGTTGCTGGAAGGCATCATCGACCGTCCGGCTTCGCGGGCCGAGCGGGTGCGGGTGTTGCTGGTGTTGATGAACGTGCCGGTCACCGTCGAGGTCGACGCGGCGGAACTGGAGCGCATCTGACAGGGGCCGTGCCGGCGAAGCGCAGGAGGCACGGACGCCGGCTCGGGCTGGCGGATTGCAAGACGCATCCGACGCCAGGCCAGGCCCGGTGGCCTGCAAGAGGCAGGGGACGTCGGGTGGAGCCTGGCGCGTAGCAGCGGGCAACAGGCGGTGCGGCCGTCACCCTGGCCGCACCCGGCAGTGATCCGAGCACGGCCGCAGCGATGATCGCGGCCGCAGCGCGCAACGCAGGACGCTCGGGGGCGAGGACCGTGTACCCCACGGGCGGAGCCATGCCCGGCCCGTCCACGTCGCCTTGCACACCGCCTGGCGAGGCGTGCCTCCACGGCGCACAGGAGGCCGCGGGCGTCAGGCTCGTGCACGTCGTCCCGCACACCGCCTGGCGAGGCGTGCCTCCACGGCGTACACGAGGCGGCGGGCGTCAGGCTCGTGCACGTCGTCCCGCACGCCGCCTGGCGAGGCGTGCCTCCACGGCGCGCAGGAGGCGGCGGGCGTCAGGCCAATGCACGTCGTCCCGCACGTCGCCCCGCGCGAGGTTGTGAACAGGCCTGCGCGGGGTCGTGAGCAGGCTGACCAAAGGGGGTACGCGGTGGGCGTCGACTCCTCTCCGCACCGTACGAACGCCGTCGAGAGGTCACCCGGACCCACATTCGACGGCGACCTGCGGTCCTGCGAGGCCAAGCTGCTCTCGTACATCCGGAACCACTGGGCCCTCGAGTTCGGCACCCGGGAGGTCCGGCTCGTCATCGAGTACCAGAACGGCGTGCCGGTCCTGATCCGCGTCACGGGCAACATCGTCAAGGAGGAGAAGTTGCGGTAGCGCTGCGCACGGCGGTGGCCCGCCCCGCAGTGCGGTAACGCACGCGCACAGCGCTGTGGCGCGAACGCACCGCGGCCGGCGGGAGCGAGATCACGGTGGCGTGATCCACTGCCCGGCCGCTGGTCCACCAGACGGCGCGGCCCGCCGACGACGCACAGACTGCGGCGGCAGGATCCGCGCCAGCCGCCGCGCAACTGCATAACCAACCCGGGTCCCTGACCCGATGAGCCGGGAGGGGGCCGTTCGCGGGCGTGTGCTCCAGGCGCGCCCGACGAGCGGCCCCCTTTCGCGTTGACGGTGTCCGTTCAGTCTCAGGAGGTTGTTCCGATCGGGTTGCTCGTTCAGCCCAAGGGGGTTACGCCGATGCGTCGTGCGGTCTCGATCGCCCTGCTCCTCGTGCTGGCAGGCGGCGTGCCTGCGCCCGCGCAACCTGGCCCGCCGCCCACGCCGGGTGCTGCGCCGACGAACGCCACAGCACCCGCCGGCGCCTACGTGCTCGGCCCCGAAGACGTGCTCGAGATCTCCGTCTGGGGCTACCCCGACCTCACGCGTGTGGTGGCCGTCCTGCCCGATGGCCGCGTCAGCGTGCCGCTGGTGGGCTACGTGCGGGCGGCCGGCCTAACCGTCGAGCAGCTCACCCGCGCCCTCGTGCGCGGCTTCGCGCGCTACATCCGCGACCCGCAGGTCACGGTGATCGTGAAGGAGTTCCGCCGGGTGCGGGCGTCGGTGCTCGGCCAGGTGACCAAGCCCGGCACCTACGCGCTGCCGCCCGGGGCGCGGCTGCTCGACCTGATCTCGGCAGCGGGCGGGCTCACCGAGCTCGCCTCGACCGGCGACGCGCAGTTGCTGCGCCCCGACCGCTCGGCGGTCACCGTCGACCTCGAGCGCGTGCTGGCCGGCGACCCCGACGCCAACGTCGAGTTGACTGGCGGCGAGACGCTGGTGGTGCGCGAGGACCTGGTCAACCTCGTCAACGTCGCCGGCGAGGTGGCGAAGCCCGGCCGCTACCGCCTCAAGGGCGAGATGCGCGTGCTCGACGTGCTGCTGCTGGCCGGCGGGCTCACCGAGAAGGCCTCGGTCACGGAAGCCCGCCTGGTGCGCGCCGGCCAGGCCGTGCCGCTGGGCCTCGACGCGCTGCTGCTACGGCAGGAGATGAGCCGCAACGTCCGCCTGCAGCCCGGGGACACGCTGCTCGTGCCCGAGGAGACCAACAACAAGATCTACGTCGTCGGCGACGTGAACCACCCCGGCGTCTTCGCCCTGAAGGGCGACGTGACGCTGCTGCAGGCCGTGGCCATGGCCGGCGGGCCGGTGCAGCGCGGGCCGGCCACGGCGCGCACCGTGCACATCGTGCGCCGCGGCACCGTCGAGCGCACCGTGGTGGCCGGCGCCGGTCGCGAGGTGAAGGTCGAGGCGCTGCCCGGCGGCCGCGCGCTGATCACCGCCGACCTGCAGGCGCTGCTGCGCCAGAGCGCCACCCGCGACATCGCCGTGGCCCCGGGCGACGTCATCGTCGTGCCGCAGTCGGGGCTCACGGGCCTGCAGATCGCCCTGAACATCCTGGCGGGTCTGGTGTGGCCGTTCCGGTGGTAGGATTGCGGATAAGGGGCGCGAAAATGGACGCCCCGGTGAGCCCATGCCGATCTACGAGTACCGTTGTGCCGACTGCCGGGCGCGCTTCTCGGTCTTCTTCCTGCCGCCCGAGCAGCCCGAACCGCGCTGCCGTCGCTGTGGCAGCACCAACGCCGTGCGCCTGATGTCGCGGTTCGCCACCGTGCGCTCCGACGAGGCGCGCCTCGAAGCCCTGGCCGACGACCCCGACCTGTCGCAGGTCGACGAGTCCGACCCGCGCAGCGTCGCCAGGTGGATGAAGCGCCTGGGGCGCGAGATGGGCGAAGACCTGGGCCCCGAGTTCGACGAGGCGGTGGAGGAGCTGGAAGCCGGCGGGGAGCGCGGGGACGAAAGCCCGGGGGAACGGGAAGGTACCGAGCTGGATTGAGGCGACATGTCTCGGGAGAGGTTCGCAGAGAAACCCTCAGGGTTGCACCACGAATCGACCGTATTGGCGGAAGTGCTCGTCGAAAGTGAAGGCTCGGTCGAGACGTAGATGCTCCATGAGCGCGAAGCTCGTGCAGTCGGTAAAGCTGAACTCTTTGTCCGCGAAGGCTTTGAAGATCCTCCAGGCCGCTTCGATGATCTCCTCGGTGAGGTATTCGATTCGGAGCAAACGGCTCGCTCGGATATCCTCGCCAAACTGCACAGCTATCGTATGCCCTGCCCGAAGCCTGATGAGCGTATAGCTCTCGTCCAGTACGTAATCGCTAGTGACGAAAGTCTCGCCCGCTTCGAGCGCGGCGGCGCGGAAGCCAAGGGCCTTTTCGTGATGGGCGTCGCGGCGGTTCTCGATGGCGAGGAACGCCGCCGTGTCTACGAAGATCATCCGCCCTGCCTTGACCGGTAGAGGTAGCGGTCGTGCCGCTCGGCTAGGTCCGGCGGGCCGTCGAAGGAGCCGCTGCGCCGGGCGAACGGGTCTGTGGAGTACAACGCTCTGAGGTCCTCGGAAGGCCGGGCACGGTGTTCTTCGATCAGCTTGCGGATCAGGGCGGAAACAGTCGTTCCTCTGGCCGCAGCCTCCTTGCGGAGAAACTCATGCTGGTCCACCGGTAGCTCGATTGTCAGCCGCTTGGTCGCCATAATTCACCCGATAGCACGTACCCCACTTATGTACGTGCACATCCGAGCCTATCAGTCACCAGGCCGGCCGGTCAATTGGACGAGCGGTGTTGGCGGTCACAGGGGCTTCGCAGCGGCGAGCGGTGTTGCGGTCCTGTGTGCCAGCCTCGCGACCTGCGCATTGCTCGTCGCGCTGGCGCAGGGTGTCGCATCCGCCAGCCCCAACGCCTTCGTCCCCGCCGACCACTGGACCTACACCGCGCTCTACCGGCTGGCCGCCCGGGGGCTCGCCCCGCTGTGGACCACATCCGCCAGACCCCTGCCCCGTCTCGAGCTCGCCCGCATGGTGGCCGATGCGCTCGAGCGCGCCGCGCAGCGTGAGACGACCCCGATGAGCGAGGGCGTGCGCGCCGACCTCGCCGCCCTGCGCGACGAGTTTGCCGACGAGCTGCGGGCCCTGGCAGCCGCGCGCGCCGGCCAGCCGCTGCCAGCCGCTGTAGCCGTTGGCGTCGCCGGTACTGCGCGCCTGCTCGACGGCGCGCCCCCACGCTTCGTCCGTCACACCGGGGGCGGAGTCGAGCTCACCCGGCTCTCCCTCGCCGGCCGGTTCGGCGACGTGGCCGCCTGGGCCGGACACGAGCCCCTCTGGTGGGGACCTGGCTACCGCGGGGCGTTCCTGCTCTCCGAGAACACCGGGTCTCTCACAAGTCTCACAGTGACGCTGGCCTCGGGGCCGTTGCGTGTTACTAAACTGATTGCACCGCTCTCCGCGCCTGGAGTACTCCCGGCTCCGCCCGTGCCCTCGATGCTCACCTCACCCGGTCCCCTGGCCCTACTGGCAACACCTGCCCCCTCGGAACGCTACCTCTACGGCCTGCGCGTCGACTGGCTCGCCCGCGACGACCTGCGGGTGGGTTTCGGCGAGGTCATGGTGGGCGTTGGCGGCCTGTCACCGCTCTACGCCCTGAACGTCGTCCCCGGACTGGCCTACGCCATCGCCCTGCGCGTCCGCGCACCCACCTACGACGACAACTACAACTTCACCCTCGACGTCGAGTGGCGGCCGCGCCCCGGCATAGTGGTCTACGCGGAAGCCTACGTCGACGATCTCGTCGGTCCCGGCAACCCGTTCCCCCACCGCCTGGGCGGCACCGCCGGGCTCTTCCTCGCCGACCCCTTCGCCGACGGCCGCACCAGCGTGCGGTTCGAACACAGCCGCGCCACCAACTGGATCTACGCGACCCCCAATCCTGCCGGCGCGTACATCCGTGACGGCCGGGCCCTCGGTCACTGGTGCGCGCCCGACTGCGAACTGTGGTCGGTCGCCGTCGTCCGCGCCCTGTCGCCTGCGGCCAGCCTGACCGTGGGCTACGACCTGATCCGCAAGGGCGAAGGGGTCCTCGGCCAGACGTGGACCGACCCCGACGACGCCCGCCGGCGCTACTACCTCTCAGGAGTGGTCGAGACCACGCACGCGCTGCGGGTCGTGGCCATCTGGACGCACCGCCTGAGCCATCGGCCCCCCGCAGGCTTCGGCGTTGCCAGCCCGAGCGGCCTTCTTCCGGCGCACCTCGCTGGAACGACGGACCTCTCCCTGCCTGGAAACGTCGGTTCCGGGGATGTCCGTGCGACCGCGGCTGCTTGGAGTTCCGGGGAGCCTCGCCTCCCTGGGCCCCGCGCCGCTCCACGGCTGGCGTCAACCGGGCAGATGGCTTCGATGCCTGCTGGGGAACTCCGTCTTGCCGCCACCGCCGTCTGGTC is a window encoding:
- a CDS encoding proton-conducting transporter membrane subunit, which codes for MTRTRARLPVGGVALAASAAALFSVLAARIEAVVAGQTLVVGLPWIPTLGARLSFHLDGLSLLFALLVTGIGAVVFLYAGAYLRGEARLGQFYAALALFAAAMLGVVLADNVILLFVCWELTSLASYVLIGFRHERAAAREAALQALLVTGLGGLALLGGLLLLAAMAGSTELSAIVRAGAAVRADARYPAALGLVLVGAFTKSAQVPFHFWLPAAMEAPTPVSAYLHAATMVKAGVYLLARLAPALGGTALWQVSVTAGGAATAVAGAVLALGTTDLKRILACTTVSALGVLVMLLGAGSPAAVAAAVVVLLAHALYKGALFLGAGSIEHGTGSRDVSALGGLGASMPATAVVMGVAALGLAGMGPVLSFVGKEMAFEALLAGGAASGLQMVAVAALWASAAAGVALAGVVFLRPFFGSPGAGVTPGVGAPLPVEPTGAEGERSEGAPSDWAEGERSGGAPPDWTEARGSGAPPPEWAEGEGSGGAPPDWTEARGSGAPPPERADAKRARAPRPDRAETGDQTTHEAPWAMTAGPLLLAVLGVVFGIQPALVYALVAPAAASVAGRPVPVDLALWHGLSPSLAASAAAVVVGVGIYLGWPRVRAVAAPARWWGPARWYDAGLRLLAWTADRQTRLLQSGYLRLYLLLIMVASGGAAWLALARGAAGIVAPAGVATLPGATSSVPASSAQTLSVSTSPASTSSVSTSSVPGWADVYLADVHLYEVVVAGLILAGALVAAASRSRLGAVAALGVVGAGVSLIYALFGAPDLAMTQILVEALTVLLFVLAFYHLPRFARLSSRPARVRDALAAGVVGTLAAVLVLMAAGAPKGRQVARYYAEQSLPAAHGRNVVNVILVDFRGLDTLGEITVLATAAMGVYVMLRLRGSEGRGGAGGAGGAGGVGGAGG
- a CDS encoding capsule assembly Wzi family protein — protein: MLVALAQGVASASPNAFVPADHWTYTALYRLAARGLAPLWTTSARPLPRLELARMVADALERAAQRETTPMSEGVRADLAALRDEFADELRALAAARAGQPLPAAVAVGVAGTARLLDGAPPRFVRHTGGGVELTRLSLAGRFGDVAAWAGHEPLWWGPGYRGAFLLSENTGSLTSLTVTLASGPLRVTKLIAPLSAPGVLPAPPVPSMLTSPGPLALLATPAPSERYLYGLRVDWLARDDLRVGFGEVMVGVGGLSPLYALNVVPGLAYAIALRVRAPTYDDNYNFTLDVEWRPRPGIVVYAEAYVDDLVGPGNPFPHRLGGTAGLFLADPFADGRTSVRFEHSRATNWIYATPNPAGAYIRDGRALGHWCAPDCELWSVAVVRALSPAASLTVGYDLIRKGEGVLGQTWTDPDDARRRYYLSGVVETTHALRVVAIWTHRLSHRPPAGFGVASPSGLLPAHLAGTTDLSLPGNVGSGDVRATAAAWSSGEPRLPGPRAAPRLASTGQMASMPAGELRLAATAVWSSTSNAEHVAGATRQGWFFLMEAAYGF
- a CDS encoding SLBB domain-containing protein; the protein is MRRAVSIALLLVLAGGVPAPAQPGPPPTPGAAPTNATAPAGAYVLGPEDVLEISVWGYPDLTRVVAVLPDGRVSVPLVGYVRAAGLTVEQLTRALVRGFARYIRDPQVTVIVKEFRRVRASVLGQVTKPGTYALPPGARLLDLISAAGGLTELASTGDAQLLRPDRSAVTVDLERVLAGDPDANVELTGGETLVVREDLVNLVNVAGEVAKPGRYRLKGEMRVLDVLLLAGGLTEKASVTEARLVRAGQAVPLGLDALLLRQEMSRNVRLQPGDTLLVPEETNNKIYVVGDVNHPGVFALKGDVTLLQAVAMAGGPVQRGPATARTVHIVRRGTVERTVVAGAGREVKVEALPGGRALITADLQALLRQSATRDIAVAPGDVIVVPQSGLTGLQIALNILAGLVWPFRW
- a CDS encoding ribbon-helix-helix protein, CopG family, encoding MATKRLTIELPVDQHEFLRKEAAARGTTVSALIRKLIEEHRARPSEDLRALYSTDPFARRSGSFDGPPDLAERHDRYLYRSRQGG
- a CDS encoding transcription termination/antitermination NusG family protein, translating into MTEPSWFVVQTKPRAEDHAEGMLAQRAVPTFLPRLLVRKRHGSRRWDALEPLFPGYLFCRFVPTPEAIARVRWAPGVKRLLGDDDGPIPVADDVVGYLQARAAGTGYIVAGRPLAPGDRVRFRSGPFALLEGIIDRPASRAERVRVLLVLMNVPVTVEVDAAELERI
- a CDS encoding zinc ribbon domain-containing protein; amino-acid sequence: MPIYEYRCADCRARFSVFFLPPEQPEPRCRRCGSTNAVRLMSRFATVRSDEARLEALADDPDLSQVDESDPRSVARWMKRLGREMGEDLGPEFDEAVEELEAGGERGDESPGEREGTELD
- a CDS encoding PIN domain-containing protein; the encoded protein is MIFVDTAAFLAIENRRDAHHEKALGFRAAALEAGETFVTSDYVLDESYTLIRLRAGHTIAVQFGEDIRASRLLRIEYLTEEIIEAAWRIFKAFADKEFSFTDCTSFALMEHLRLDRAFTFDEHFRQYGRFVVQP